From a region of the Streptomyces sp. NBC_00193 genome:
- a CDS encoding sporulation protein: protein MGLRRLFGFGRAGGGGGGESAGDGAGAGDVEPPEIDAVITTVDAQPGQWLRGEVAFRGGGTGLKVDRFDVRVMAKYMTWQGISREDEVARLSPVGYETSAEVAPGAEHRIGFGGRLPWECPITELGGRSTGVDLSVVTTVESGGADVVRDIDFLHVAAPPLHEAVMDAFFAEGYHRVEAELIGDSVPYVEQRRPYLQTYYLEDSGRKADDLAQIEATVLNSQVGALVFVRRGDRDRIGWNEKPPALSFPVAHHELGEADLGSRIREALADLPGLDRLRR from the coding sequence GTGGGTCTGCGCAGGCTCTTCGGCTTCGGGCGCGCCGGCGGTGGCGGCGGCGGCGAGAGTGCCGGTGACGGTGCCGGTGCCGGTGACGTCGAACCGCCCGAGATCGACGCCGTGATCACCACGGTCGACGCGCAGCCCGGTCAGTGGCTGAGGGGCGAGGTGGCCTTCCGCGGCGGTGGTACGGGGCTGAAGGTCGACCGGTTCGACGTGCGGGTCATGGCCAAGTACATGACCTGGCAGGGCATTTCCCGCGAGGACGAGGTGGCCCGGCTCTCGCCCGTCGGCTACGAGACTTCGGCCGAGGTCGCACCCGGCGCGGAGCACCGGATCGGGTTCGGCGGGCGGCTGCCCTGGGAGTGCCCGATCACCGAACTCGGCGGCCGGTCCACGGGCGTCGACCTCTCGGTGGTGACCACGGTCGAATCCGGCGGAGCCGACGTGGTGCGGGACATCGACTTCCTGCACGTGGCGGCGCCGCCGCTGCACGAGGCGGTGATGGACGCCTTCTTCGCCGAGGGGTACCACCGCGTGGAGGCGGAGCTGATCGGCGACTCCGTCCCGTACGTCGAGCAGCGCCGCCCCTACCTGCAGACGTACTACCTGGAGGACTCCGGGCGGAAGGCCGACGACCTCGCACAGATCGAGGCCACCGTCCTCAACAGCCAGGTCGGCGCACTGGTCTTCGTCCGCCGCGGGGACCGGGACAGGATCGGCTGGAACGAGAAGCCGCCCGCACTGTCCTTCCCCGTCGCCCATCACGAGCTGGGCGAAGCCGACCTCGGCAGCCGCATCCGCGAGGCCCTGGCCGACCTGCCCGGCCTGGACCGCCTCAGACGGTGA
- a CDS encoding sporulation protein gives MAFRKLFRAVRDEGDEGAEAAPPPEIDTRISTLALRPGTEVSGRLVIRAGGADLRITDIFLQPVATMYRSDGEVITDHLTYFHAGVSRFDVPAGTERQVPVTGRLPWSVPFTDFAGRALGIDLSLRTRIVLGDDAETVLTDTDFLHVDPLPAVRAVLDAFGELGYLERYSHLVKDQIKGSEQIAEEFQPVFLTDPSGGRTDFPELELAFDTNPVGTICHLRLPAPDVFTWDAKPGTVWFPAAHHEVPYADLTARAARALEDLAEFYRRRPKKARARR, from the coding sequence GTGGCGTTCCGCAAACTGTTCAGGGCGGTTCGGGACGAGGGTGACGAGGGCGCGGAGGCCGCCCCGCCGCCCGAGATCGACACCCGGATCAGCACCCTCGCCCTCCGGCCCGGCACGGAGGTCAGCGGCAGGCTGGTGATCCGCGCCGGCGGAGCCGACCTGCGGATCACCGACATCTTCCTCCAGCCGGTCGCCACGATGTACCGGTCGGACGGCGAGGTCATCACCGACCACCTGACGTACTTCCACGCAGGGGTGTCCCGCTTCGACGTGCCGGCCGGCACCGAGCGGCAGGTGCCGGTCACCGGCCGGCTGCCCTGGAGCGTCCCGTTCACCGACTTCGCCGGCCGGGCCCTCGGCATCGACCTCTCGCTGCGGACCCGGATCGTCCTGGGCGACGACGCGGAGACCGTGCTCACCGATACCGACTTCCTGCACGTCGACCCGCTGCCCGCCGTCCGCGCCGTGCTCGACGCCTTCGGTGAACTCGGCTACCTGGAGCGGTACTCCCACCTGGTCAAGGACCAGATCAAGGGCTCCGAGCAGATCGCGGAGGAGTTCCAGCCCGTCTTCCTCACCGACCCCAGCGGCGGCCGGACGGACTTCCCGGAGCTCGAACTCGCCTTCGACACCAACCCGGTGGGCACCATCTGCCACCTCCGCCTGCCCGCGCCGGACGTCTTCACCTGGGACGCCAAGCCCGGCACGGTCTGGTTCCCGGCAGCCCACCACGAGGTCCCGTACGCCGACCTCACCGCCCGTGCGGCCCGGGCCCTGGAGGACCTCGCGGAGTTCTACCGCCGCCGGCCGAAGAAGGCCCGCGCCCGGAGGTAG